Part of the Nitrospira sp. genome is shown below.
TCATATCGTCGAGCAACAGAGCACTTTTGCCCTCCACATCACCGATAATATTCATGACTTGGGCCTGGTTCGGTCCCTCGCGCCGCTTGTCGATGATGGCGAGATTGGCCTGAAGCCGTTTGGCAAAGGCCCGCGCGCGCTCCACGCCACCGGCATCGGGAGACACCACGACCAAATCCTGAATTTTGCGTTTGGTGATGTACTCCAGCAACACCGGTAATGCGTACAGATTGTCCACGGGAATATCGAAGAACCCTTGAATCTGGCTGGCATGCAGATCCATCGTCAGCACGCGGTCCGCGCCGGCGGTGGTAATGAGGTCTGCCACCAATTTGGCTGAGATCGGCACGCGCGGCTGATCTTTACGGTCCTGCCGGGCATACCCGAAATAGGGAATCACCGCGGTAATCCGGTTGGCCGACGAACGCTTCAACGCATCGATCATGATGAGCATCTCCATGATCGAATCATTGACGGGCGCACAGCAGGACTGAATCAGAAACACGTCCGCCCCACGCACGTTCTCCTCGACGCGAACCCGGATCTCCCCGTCACTGAAAGACGAAACCGTCGCGGCGCTAATGGGCAGATCGAGATACGTTCCAATCGCGCGCGCAAGCGCAGGATTGGCGTTGCCCGAAAAGAGCTTCATTTCCCTGTTCATTCCACCCCTTCGATGCGGTACGTGGCGATTAACGGTGCTGGTCGAGTTCGTACAACACGGTGGGCACGGACAGGACTCTGAGTCAATCTCCCTGACCTCGTGCACTGCCTGAACAAGCAGACGCCTACCGAAGCTCAGCACAATAACGAAATGTCCCGGAAGTTGTCAACCAAATGAACCACGGTGGAGGATCCGGCAGCGGGGTGGGACGGAGGGAATAACGGTGTCCAGTGAAAGATCGGCCAGGCCGCCAGCAGGCTCCTTCCTGCCAGGCCATTGCTCAACCCGAAACGCCCTATGACAAGGCAGTCGCTTCGGGGGCGCGACCAGCCGGGACGACATACACCTTTCTCTGCGGATCGGCAGCACACACCATTGCAGCCTGCTTGGCCGCTGTTTCGTTTTGAAACACCCCGAACATGGTGGCGCCGCTTCCGGACAGGAGGGCAACCTCGGCCCCTAGACTGACGAGTTGGCGCTTCATCTGGCCCAGCACCGGATGTTGAGCAAAGACGGGCACCTCAAAGTCGTTCTCCACCAGGGGAATAATCTCTGCCCAATCCAACGTTGGGCGGTTCTCCAACTGCTGCAACGAGTCGGAAAGTGGCCGCACACCTTGGCGAGTGGCCGCGAGTTGTTGATAGGCCCATTTCGTTTCGACCGGAAATCCCGGGTTAACCAGCACGATCCACCGCTGCCCGGTAACCTGTACCGGACGAACCACTTCACCCCTTCCTGTCACGCAGGCGGCAGGCGCCACGAAGAAGAACGGCACATCACTCCCCAGTTGCTGTCCCACCTCGGCCATCTGCTGAACCGACCAGCCCAACCCCAACAGTCGGACAAGGCCCAGGATGGTCGCCGCCGCATCACTGCTGCCGCCCCCCAATCCGGCCCCCAGAGGAATCCGCTTTGTGAGCGTAATGGAGAGGTCGATCGGTCGATCCACCCGCTCAAGCACAAGCTGCGCCGCACGGTAGACGAGATTGCTGCGGTCGACCGCCAACGCGGCATGATCACAGCGCAAGGCGATCTGCGACGCTGCGGCAGGCCGCATGGCAAGGGTTATTTCATCGGTGAGACCGACCGTATGCATCAGCGACCAAATGGCATGGAATCCATCAGGCCGCCGGTCAAGGACCCGGAGAATCAGATTCACTTTGGCAGGGGTGACAACACGAAGACTGGTAGAGTTCACTCGCAGATCACTGGGGCGGCGCTAATCCCGGCCTCCTTTGATTTCGTATTTTTCGAGACGGTACCGGAACGACCGGGTATTCAATCGCAGGAGGCGCGCGGCGCGCTTTTTGACCCACTGACTCCGTTCGAGCGCTTTCAACAGCAGGTCCTTCTCAATCGTGTTGATCAGCCCCTCAAGATCCAGGCCGTCTTCCGGCAATTCGGTCGGCACAGTCTGGTGATGGGTCACCGGCTTGTGCAGCCACCCGCGAATATCCGCATCCGTCACCGACGATCCCGTCGTGAAGGCCACCACGCGCTCGATCACGTTCTCGAGTTCTCGAACGTTTCCTCGCCACTCATGCGCCAACAGTACGCGCATGGCCTCCTGGCTCATCGTCGGCACTGGTTTACCACTTTCCTTGGCAAATTTCTCTAGGAAATGTTGGCTCAGCAACGGAATGTCACCGCTGCGCATACGCAAGGGCGGGAGCTTGATCGGAATCACGTCGAGCCGATAATACAAATCTTCGCGAAACGCGCCCTCGGCAACCGCCTTCTCCAGATCTCGATTCGTCGCCGCGACGATGCGCACATCGACCTTCACGTCCTGCATGCCGCCGACCCGACGAAATTCACGTTCCTGAATCACCCGGAGCAGCTTTACCTGAATGGCAGGGGTCGTGTCGCCGATCTCGTCGAGAAAGATCGTCCCGCCGTTGGCTACTTCAAACAATCCGGCTTTATTCGACACTGCGCCCGTGAACGAGCCCTTCATATGGCCGAAGAGTTCGCTCTCCAGCAACGTTTCCGGTACCGCACTGCAATTGACGGTCACGAACGGCATGGCCGCCCGCGAACTGTTGAAATGAATGGCCCGCGCCACCAGTTCCTTGCCCGTCCCGCTTTCCCCGCCGATCAGGACGTTGCTCTTGGAGTCGGCCACCTTTCTGATGACCTCGTAGACCTTCTGCATCGCGTCGCTCTGGCCGATGATCTGGGAAAAGGACGACTGACTGGCCAATTCGCGTTTCAGCAGCATATTCTCGGTCGACAGCCGACGCCGTTCGATCGCATTGCGTATAATCAGTTGCACTTCGTCCACTTGGAACGGCTTGGTGAGGTAGTCGTAGGCCCCGTGCTTCATCGCTTCAACCGCCGATTCCGCCGACGCAAATGCCGTGATCACCAACACCACGGTGTCCGGCGACAAGGCCTTCACGGCCTTCAGCACATCCAGCCCGCCTGCTTTGGGCATCTTCAGGTCGGTGATGACGAGATCAAAAATCTCCTTCTGAATTTGCGCGATCGCCTCTTCGCCGTCCGACGCCACAGTGACGGCATACCCGGCCCGCTTGAGCATGATGCTCAGCACATCGCGCAACCCCTGTTCGTCATCGACGACTAAAATCTTTTCCACGGTTCCCTTCCTTCATGCCGCAACCGAGCCCCGGTTTCCGCAGACTGCGGAAGACACACGACAAAGCGTGCGCCGCTCCCGACTTCGCTCTCCACCTTGATCCACCCATCGTGCAGATCCACAATCCGGTGCACCTGGGCCAACCCCAACCCCGAGCCTTCTTTTTTTGTCGTGAAAAACGGGAGAAAAATCTTGTCGAAGTTCTGCTTGGGAATGCCTTCTCCGCCGTCCTGGAAGCTGATCTCGATGACATCGGAGCGGCGCCCGCCGACTTCCACCCGCCGCACCCCCGTGGCAATCGTCAGCGTCCCTCCGCCGGACATCGCGTCAAACGCATTCACCGCGAGGTTCCAGAACACCTGTTTCAGCTGATCCTGATCGACCTGCGCGACCAGTGCCGCGGGCGCCGTGCGGGAGACGATCGAGATCCCGGTTCGAGACTGCGCTTCATGTTGGATCAGATCCAGCGTATCGGCAAGGACTTTGTTCAAATCTTGTTCGGCAATATGCAACGCGGGCGGCCGCGCATATTGCAGAAACTCCGTGATGATGTTGTCGAGCCGCCTGGCCTCCCTAATGGCAATGTCCATCAACCGCTGGCTGGTTTCATCGGAGCCTACGTCCTGTCGCAACATCTGCATGGCTCCGGCCAATGCTCCGAGTGGATTACGTATTTCATGGGCCATACCCGCGGACATCTCTCCCAGGTTCGCCAACCACTCGCGCCGACGCATCTCCTCTTCCAGGTAGCGAATTTGCGTGAGGTCCTTGAACACCCCCACCAAACCACGTTGCATCCCCTGCTCCTGGAGCGGCGACAGGGTCATACCCAACACCAGACAACTGCCGTTGGCATGAAAGCAATCCACCTCAAAACGCAGAGGCGACAGCGACGTCATGTCTGTAGTCTGCGCTCCGTCCGTTGGGTGCCAATTGAAGACTTCCTGCCACAAACGGCCCTGCACATCCGCGAACGCATAACCGGTCACCTCATGCGCCGCGGGATTGAACGAGGTAATACGGCCCTCCTGATCGGTCGTAAATACGCCGCTGCTGATGCTGCGCACGATATTTTCGTGGAATACCTGGAGACGATTGAGCCCCTGCTCTTTCTCGCGTAAAGACTGATCGGCATGCCGAAGCTCGTCGGCCAGTACACTGCTCAAGAATCCAACCACCAGGAAGGCGAGCCCATACACTTCAAAGGTCTGCAACGCTTCGGGTCCTTCCAGCTTACTGGGGGGCAACCAGATGGAGGCGTTCAAGAGCCCGAAATATTGAACAGCCGTGATGGCCCCGAACAGCAGGGTACAACCGGCTCCCGTGACAATGCCGACACGCCGGTGCGGAACCAGGCTGGCCACCGTCACCGTGATGACATACAACACGGCAAATGGGCTCTCGACACCTCCGGTCCGCGCGATCAGCACGGTTTCGAGGAGCACATCGATTCCGACCTGCACCCAGATGAATGCCGTATACGCAGCGGCAGTCCTGAGCCGCCGTAGCACCAACGCGTAGAGGATCGTAATGGTGTAGGTAACGACGATGAGTGCGGTAAACGTGGGCGCTGACTCGCCACGCGTCGACTGAAACGCCAGGGATAATCCCAGCATCAACGTGACCAGGACCACCCGCAGCCCCATCAGCCAGTGGAGCCGCGTCTTCAACTCAGGCATGGCGCGCTCGCCAGCCGGCGTGGGATGCGCGTCAACAGCGTGCGCAAGCACGAGTTGCCGGGCGCCGGGCGATTCGGCGTCGGTGGACGGGACTGGGCAGGTTGAAGACAGCATGCCGGGCGCGTTGCCCTGATGGATGTGCGACGCACGGCCCTTTCGTCAGATCGGGCCGCGCGCCGGAAATCGGACGCGAGTGTGCAGCGTCGTTATTGGATGGCCTGCGCCATCGTGAAGATCGGCAGGTACATGGCGACGACGATAAACCCGATGATGGTCCCCAACACCACCATCATGATCGGTTCCAAAAGCGAGGTCAGTGTCTCGACGGCCTGATCGACTTCGTCTTCATAGAAATCGGCGATCTTTCCGAGCATGGCATCGAGCGCGCCGGTGGATTCTCCGACGGCGATCATGTGCGTGACCATTTTGGGAAATACGTTGCACTTGGCCAGTGGCTCGGAAATGGTTTTTCCGCCGCTGATACTCACCCGCGCATTCATGAGCGCTTCTTCGATCACCTTGTTGCCCGACGTCTTGGCGCAAATGCTCAGCCCTTCCAATAACGGCACGCCGCTGGTGATCAAGGTGCCGAGGGTGCGCGTAAATTTCGCAACGGAGGCTTTCCTGATCAAATCGCCGACGATCGGCATCTTGAGGAGCAGCCGGTCGATCACCACCCGTCCGTTCACCGTGGCATAGTAGCGCTTGATCGCGAAGATGGCGCCAGCCACCGCCCCAAACATGGCATACCAGAAGCTTTGGAAGAAATTGCTGACGTTGATGACGATCTGCGTCGGGCCCGGAAGTCCGACCTTGCCGCCGGACATTTCAGTGAACATTTGCGCAAACACCGGAATGACCCAGACCATCAACACGCTGATGATGACGACCGCCACACCAACGATCGCCGTCGGATAGACCATCGCCGACTTGATCTGGCCCTTCAGTTTCATGGCCTTTTCAATGTGCTTGGCCAACCGGGTCAAAATCGTATCGAGCAGACCGCCGACCTCGCCGGCATGGATCATGTTCACGTAGAGATCGTCGAAGACCTTCGGATGGCGCTTCAAGGCGTCAGAAAATGTGGAGCCGGCTTCCACGCTGTTCTTCACGTCGCCGACCGTTTCGCGCAGGACTTTATTTTCAGACTGGGTGGACAGAATATCGAGACATTGAATCAGAGGCAGTCCGGCATTGATCATCGTGCCGAATTGGCGGGTGAACACGACGAGGTCCTTATCCGTCAGTCCGCTCCCGATGTTCAGCTTAAACTTTCCGCCGCCTGACTTTTCTTCCAGGCTGGTGACCACAACCTGCTGCTTGCGAAGCTGGTCCACCGCCTCGTCTCTCGTTTTGGCGGTGAGTTCCCCCTTCTTCACAGCGCCCTGGCGAGTGCGTCCGACATAGGTGAATGTGCTCATAACGCGGTTTTCACTCCTTTGAACGCCAGGCAGGACACGTAGGTATGCAGCGGAAAACTATGATCGAAGTCTATAAGACGACCTAAAAACTGTCAAACAAATGCACGAAAAGGAACCGGCAGGACAGGGCGAACCACGCATCCCAGCAAGGCGACCGCGCGCGAGCCCGGATTCTTCATGCATGTCGTCGCGAGGTGTTCGAGACCGAAGCCCGCCGGAGCTTCTCGCAAGCGAGGCCGACGCAGACCTACTGACAGTTCGTCGAGGAGGCTGAACGAGAACTGCCCCGCCGAGTGAGAGCATCGGACGACGGAGCCGTCATTCATGAAAAGTCCGGGCTAGGCTTGACTGGAGGTGATACGGAAGTACCCGCGGGAAAGGTAGTGCAAGCCGGACATGAGCGTGACCCCGCCCATCAGGTAGACGAGCGGATCGAGGACGGCGAGATCGAGCCGCCGCGAGGCAAAGAACACGATCGCAATCAGGGTCGTCAGCTGGATCAACGTGGTGACCTTGCCCAGGACCGTCGGCGAGATGTCGACCTGCGTCTGGGTGAAATGGGCCACGGCCGCACCCAACATCAGCATCAGATCGCGACTGGCCACCAGAATCGTCAACCAGAGGGGAACCATGTGCATCACGGACAGGGTAATAAACCCGGTCGTCAGCATGAGCTTATCCGCCAGAGGATCCAAAACTTCTCCGAGCCTCGTCCGTTGATTGGCGACGCGGGCAATGATGCCGTCAAGGGCATCCGTCACGCCGGCGATGAACAGCGTAGCCAGGGCGTAGTCGAATTGTTCATAGTTCAACAGTCCGACGTAGACCGGGATCAACAAGATCCGCAACATCGTCAGGCTGTTCGGGACGTTCATATTCATTGAACGGATGGTGCGAGCTTCGCCCTTGTAGCGTTCTGAGAATTCCACCGGAGCCGCGCATCATAGAAACCCCGTAGAACCTTGTCAACGACGGTTGCACTCCACACGGGAGGTCCCTATAATCGAAACCCGTACAACGGGCCCAGGTGATGATCGACGGAGGTTGTGTATGAGCGGACTTCCCCTCCTCTTCAAAAAAGAGGGACTCATTGAACGGCACCAAGTCGAGGGGATTGACCCAAGCGACCGGTACTTCAACCGGGCCATCCTTGTCAATCGGGTGGCCGCGGGCTATACGGGCAAAGTCACCTATGAGGCCTACGCCGTCGAAGGCTCGGCTCACCCCACCACCGGGGCAGCCGTCAAAGCCGTTGTCGAAAAACTGCGCGATGTCGGGTTTACTCGATTGCGTACACGCTTGAATTTCAAGGGCAGCCGCTATCTCGCCGAGAAAGAAACCTGGACCGACTATCCGGATCTTCCCGCCTAACTTTTCAACAGCTCGCGACAGATCAGATCGTGAATCAACGGGCGGAAGAGGCGAATCTGCTCGTTCCGTCTCGTTGGATGCACGCGATTCGAGAGTAGCACCACTTCCAGTTCCTTCATCGGATCGATCCATACAGAGGTGCCGCTAAACCCAAGATGTCCAAACGACTCAGGGGAAAATCGTGTCCCTGACGAGGATCGGACCGATGGGGTATCCCAACCCAGCGCCCAACTGGAGTTCGGCACTCCCTGCCTGTTGCTCGTGAACAGACTGACCACATCGGGCGACAACAAACCCGGCTTCTTCCGGCGACCATCCATCCACGCCCGCGCAACCGCCAGCACCGCTCGCGCAGTGCCGAACAATCCGGCGTGACCGGCCACCCCACCGAGTGCGTAGGCATTCTCATCATGGACTTCCCCACGCAAGATACGCCCCCGCCACGAATCTTCCTCCGTCGGAGCAATAGCCTGAACGGCATCACAGAGTCCGGTGGAGGTTGGAGCGAGCCCGTGCGGTATATACCCGAGTGGGCAGGCACCAAGCGGCACAAAGATTTCCTCGCTGCAGAATCGCTCCAGCGGCCGGCCGGAGACCCGCTCCACGACCCATCCCAACAGCATAAACCCCAGGTCGCTATAGAGGCTGCGCGTCCCCCGTTCGTAGATCAGCTCTTCCGCGGCGATATAGTCCAACACCGCCGCCCGCGCGGCTGCACTTCCGAGAAACCCGGGGTGCACCGCGTCTTGTGAGGCTATTCGTTCATAGTAGGGCCGCCACCCAGGCAGCCCAGAACTGTGTGTGAGCAGGTGCCGCACGGTCGCCGCACCAATGGGATGATCACGAAGTTCCGCCAGAATCCCTTCGATCCGCTCATCCAGTTTCAGCAGTCCACGCTGCACGAGCAGCACCAGCGCCGTGGTCGTCGCTAACACCTTGGTGAGAGAGGCGAGGTCATAACAGGTGTCACCCGACACCGGCACACTAGGTTCCTTTTGCGTAAGCAAGCCGGCAGCTCCTTCAAACACCATGGCTCCACGCAACCGGACGGCCAACACCGCGCCGGGAAACGTGCCGTCATCGACCGCCGCTTGCAGCGCCGACTGAAGTGGATGTGCTGTGGCCATGTCTACAGGGCTCCGTTCAAGAGGAGAAGCGAGAAGGTGTGCCCGAGGAGGCTAGGCCACGCCGACGAGGCAGGCTCAGGTGGCAAGGAGGGGGATTCGAACCGCGCAGACGTGTCACCGGGCAGGGCTTGATTCGCCGGCCAGTTTGCCTTCGACGGAGGCCGCATCTGCTTGATAGGCATCGCTATCCTCGACCTCCAGCATCCGCTCAAAGGAACGCAGGGTGGAGCGAAACCGTTCCACCATCATCAGACGTTGTTTCTGAAGATCCGCGACGCCCCGCTGCATCTCCGTAAGGCTGACCTTGGCCTGGCGGATGATCTCACTGGCTTTCAGTTCCGCTTCCTTGACGATCAGATCAGCCTCGCGCTGCGCCGAACGCTTCACATCCTCGGCCAGAGTCTGCGCCGACACCAACGTGTTGGAGAGGGTCGCCTCCGTGCGTCGCAGATCGGTCACTTGCTGCTCGGTCGCCGTGAGCTTCTCGCGAAGCAGACTGTTCTCCCGATTCGCATTCTCAACCGTGAGCGCCAACTCCTCGAGGAAGCGGTTCACTTCGTCCCGGTCGTATCCCCGGAACTTCACCTGGAAGACCATCTGCTGAATGTCGATGGGAGTAATTTTCATGCGACACCTCTTACCCGACAGTTAGTGCATCCGGACGGCGATATCCCTCAAGGATTGAACCACGGCATATTGCAAAAAGACAAGGATCAGGATTGCGATCATCGGTGACAGATCCATGCCCATACGCCATCCGATCATCCGACGAATGGGCGTAAGCACCGGTTCCGTCGCCCGCTCCAAAAATTGGACGATGGGATTCCACGGATCCGGATTGACCCAGGAAATCAACGCACGGGCGATAATGACCCACATGTAGAGCCACAACACTGTATCCAGGATTGTAGCCGTGCCCTGCAACACATTGCCTAGCACAAACATCAGCGTCCCAACTCCTGTGAACGTTTCGTGGCCGCCTCGACGGCCGCCATCAGACAACCCCGCATGCCTCCGACCTCCAACTGATGCAACCCGGCGATAGTCGTGCCCCCCGGCGAGGCCACCTGATCCTTTAAACGAGCCGGATGCTCACCCCGCTCCAGGACCATCCGCGCAGCCCCAAGGACCGTCTGGGCCGCCAACAATTGCGCGGTCGCTCTGGGCAGTCCCATCTTGACCCCGCCGTCGGCCAAGGCCTCAATGGCCACAAACACATAGGCCGGCCCGCTCCCGCTCAAGCCGGTGACGGCGTCCATGAGCCGTTCTTCGACCGCAACGACCGACCCCACGGCCTCAAACACTCTCCGCACTGCCGCCACATCGTCCGCGGGAAGATCTGCCTGATAGGCCAATGCCGTCACACCCTCGCGAACCAACGCCGGTGTATTCGGCATGGCACGCACAATCCCCCGCGGCTGTGTTACCCGCTCGCGGATCCAGGCAACCGTCACTCCTGCCGCGATGGACACGATCAACTTTCCGTCGAGCGCCGACCCGATTTCGCTCAGCACAGCTGGCATCGCCTGGGGCTTGACCGCCAGCACGACGAGATCCGCCTGACGAACAGCCTCGCGGTTCTCCTCGCCGACCCGAATGCCGAACCGTGATGTAAGGAGATCGCGGCGGGCGGCCACCGGATCCGTGGCGCAAATGGAATCGGGGGCGGCCGCCTGCGACGCCACCAACCCACCGATTAAGGCCTCAGCCATTTGTCCGCCGCCGAGAAAGGCGATCGACGTCTTCACCAGTCCACTACTCACCACGCGCTCCAAAAATTGCCGTACCAACCCGCACGTACGTCGCGCCTTCCTCCACGGCTACGGGGTAGTCATGCGACATCCCCATAGACAGCTCCTGCATATTAATGTTCCGGCACCCCAGTCCTGTCAATGCCTGAGCCAGTTCTCGCAGTTGCCGAAAGTAGGGACGGGCATCCTCCGCAGCCGGTGTGGGGGGAGGAATGGCCATCAGGCCTCGAACCTCCAGATGCTCAAGGTCATTCAACGCCGGCAGGACAGCCGCCAAGGCCGACGGCGAAAATCCTCCCTTACTGAGTTCGCCTCCAAGATTGACCTCCAGCAGGACACGTTGCCTCAGCCCCGCCGCCTTGGCCTGACGATCAATCTCCTCCGCCAGCGCGAGGCTATCGACCGAATGAATGATGTCGAACCGGCCGACAACGGACTTGGCCTTACGTCGTTGCAACGTCCCGATAAAATGCCAGGTCACTCCCTCGCGCCCCAAGGTGTCGATTTTGGGAAGCGCTTCCTGGAGCCGGTTTTCGCCGAGATGCCGAACCCCGGCATCCACCGCTTCCCTCACCCGTTCGACCGGGATGGTTTTGGACGCAGCCACGAGGTGCACAGTCTCAGGAACCCGCCCCGCACGATGGGCGGCACGACGAATCTCCTCCCTCACCACATGCACCCGGGCCGCAATCGTATCCTCTCCTGCTTCCATACTGCGCCTTGCGGATGACCCACTGCCCCCCTGCTGTCCCGAAGGCCTCCGGCAGCGGGCCGAATCAGCCAGCGCTCCACATCAACTCGATACGGACTTACCGGCCCGGCAGGAGCGCAATCCCGCTGACCATCGTGGCGTTGACCACACCTTCACGGCGGTAGCTGAAAAATAAATCGGGCTGGCAGATGGTGCAGGCATTGACCATGGCGATGCGGTCCGCACTCAGGCCATCGGCAAGCGCCTGCCGGCGCACGAACGCACGCAGATCGAGGTGGGCCTTGTTCGCAGCAACCGGCCTCACCACCGCGTGCCAATCGGAAAGCACCTCGCGCAGCTTCGATAACACGGGCTCATCGACTTCGTAACAGCAGGGACCGGCCGAGGGCCCGATCGCCATTCTCAATCCTTCGACGGTGGCCCCGAAGCGATCCACAAGCAGCGCCACCGTCTTCGGCACAATACCGGCGACCGCCCCACGCCACCCCGCATGGATTGCGGCGACCACTCGTCGACCAGGATCGTGCAGCAGCACGGGAACGCAGTCTGCCGTCCGCACGGTCACCATCACCCCCGGCTGGTCGGTCACGACCGCGTCCCAGCCGCCCTCGAAGGTGGCTCCATGCTCGACCGGCTTGTCGACCACCAGCGCGTCTGTGCCATGCACCTGTTTGACGGACACCATCACGGGCGCCGCCCCATCCCGATGCTTGGCCTGGGGCGCAGAGGCGCGACCCGGTGTTACTGATAAGCCGGACAACCGGGTCCCGAAAAAATGCTCAACCCCATCCGCATCGGTCGCGAACGAGGGAACCGTGATCATCTCAGACGCCATCGTCCGTTCCACCCTCACCAGTTCGTCGATTGGCGACAGCCTAGTCGGCCTGCTTCCTTAGGAACGTCGGGACATCCCACTCATCATCACC
Proteins encoded:
- the proC gene encoding pyrroline-5-carboxylate reductase gives rise to the protein MVKTSIAFLGGGQMAEALIGGLVASQAAAPDSICATDPVAARRDLLTSRFGIRVGEENREAVRQADLVVLAVKPQAMPAVLSEIGSALDGKLIVSIAAGVTVAWIRERVTQPRGIVRAMPNTPALVREGVTALAYQADLPADDVAAVRRVFEAVGSVVAVEERLMDAVTGLSGSGPAYVFVAIEALADGGVKMGLPRATAQLLAAQTVLGAARMVLERGEHPARLKDQVASPGGTTIAGLHQLEVGGMRGCLMAAVEAATKRSQELGR
- the pgeF gene encoding peptidoglycan editing factor PgeF: MASEMITVPSFATDADGVEHFFGTRLSGLSVTPGRASAPQAKHRDGAAPVMVSVKQVHGTDALVVDKPVEHGATFEGGWDAVVTDQPGVMVTVRTADCVPVLLHDPGRRVVAAIHAGWRGAVAGIVPKTVALLVDRFGATVEGLRMAIGPSAGPCCYEVDEPVLSKLREVLSDWHAVVRPVAANKAHLDLRAFVRRQALADGLSADRIAMVNACTICQPDLFFSYRREGVVNATMVSGIALLPGR
- a CDS encoding YggS family pyridoxal phosphate-dependent enzyme; its protein translation is MEAGEDTIAARVHVVREEIRRAAHRAGRVPETVHLVAASKTIPVERVREAVDAGVRHLGENRLQEALPKIDTLGREGVTWHFIGTLQRRKAKSVVGRFDIIHSVDSLALAEEIDRQAKAAGLRQRVLLEVNLGGELSKGGFSPSALAAVLPALNDLEHLEVRGLMAIPPPTPAAEDARPYFRQLRELAQALTGLGCRNINMQELSMGMSHDYPVAVEEGATYVRVGTAIFGARGE